The following coding sequences are from one Streptomyces sp. NBC_01294 window:
- a CDS encoding GNAT family N-acetyltransferase encodes MTLTVRPAGPGDAADICALLNAVDMIEIGRPETDLGTVESDLNAPDVDLATDSWLAFEDGRLVAYALVWADSGPGRVDGDHYVLPGHREAAALLLDHMEARAREITAGPGVLRLQLNVKPTLDLSLLTGRGYRTIRHYQVMTRSLTPAGDPPPAPPAGLTLRHCGDDEADRHRAHALVEETFAAHFGHVDRPYESWLDHIDGRKLDWSLVWIASLPGHGDVGVLLTRDDRTSMGWVSHIGVRKDVRGLGLGGFLLRHGFAAYAARGRDTMGLGVDTRNETGALALYEAHGMGLHYAVDSWELPLHSQE; translated from the coding sequence ATGACCCTCACCGTACGGCCCGCCGGGCCCGGGGACGCGGCCGACATCTGCGCCCTGCTCAACGCCGTCGACATGATCGAGATCGGGCGTCCGGAGACCGACCTGGGCACCGTCGAGTCGGACCTCAACGCCCCCGACGTCGACCTGGCCACCGACTCCTGGCTCGCCTTCGAAGACGGGCGGCTCGTGGCCTACGCCCTCGTCTGGGCGGACTCCGGCCCGGGCCGGGTCGACGGCGACCACTACGTGCTGCCAGGCCACCGGGAGGCCGCCGCCCTGCTGCTGGACCACATGGAGGCACGGGCCCGCGAGATCACCGCCGGACCGGGCGTCCTGAGGCTCCAGCTCAACGTGAAGCCCACCCTCGACCTCTCCCTCCTCACCGGCCGCGGCTACCGCACCATCCGCCACTACCAGGTCATGACCCGCTCGTTGACCCCGGCAGGCGACCCGCCCCCGGCCCCGCCCGCCGGGCTCACCCTGCGCCACTGCGGCGACGACGAGGCCGACCGCCACCGGGCGCACGCCCTGGTCGAGGAGACCTTCGCCGCGCACTTCGGCCATGTGGACCGCCCGTACGAGTCCTGGCTCGACCACATCGACGGCCGCAAGCTCGACTGGTCCCTGGTGTGGATCGCGAGCCTGCCCGGCCACGGCGACGTGGGCGTGCTGCTCACCCGGGACGACCGTACGAGCATGGGCTGGGTCAGCCACATCGGCGTACGCAAGGACGTGCGCGGCCTCGGCCTCGGCGGCTTCCTGCTGCGCCACGGCTTCGCCGCCTACGCGGCGCGCGGCCGAGACACCATGGGCCTCGGCGTGGACACCCGCAACGAGACCGGCGCACTGGCGCTCTACGAGGCGCACGGCATGGGCCTGCACTACGCCGTCGACAGCTGGGAGCTGCCTTTGCACTCGCAGGAGTGA
- a CDS encoding ABC transporter ATP-binding protein, which produces MAELTKNATEREPILQVRNLVKHFPLTQGILFKKQVGAVKAVDGISFDLYQGETLGIVGESGCGKSTVAKLLMNLERATAGEVLYKGEDISRLSGKALKAVRRNIQMVFQDPYTSLNPRMTVGDIIGEPFEIHPEVAPKGDRRRKVQELLDVVGLNPEYINRYPHQFSGGQRQRIGIARGLALQPEIIICDEPVSALDVSVQAQVINLMEKLQDEFNLSYLFIAHDLSIVRHISDRVGVMYLGKMAEIGSDAEIYEHPTHPYTQALLSAVPVPDPAAREGRERIILTGDVPSPANPPSGCRFRTRCWKAQDKCSTEEPLLAIPERFKGQDTLAAHSSACHFAEEKAILAV; this is translated from the coding sequence ATGGCTGAGCTCACCAAGAACGCCACCGAGCGCGAGCCGATCCTCCAGGTCCGTAACCTGGTCAAGCACTTCCCGCTGACCCAGGGAATCCTGTTCAAGAAGCAGGTCGGCGCGGTCAAGGCGGTCGACGGGATCTCCTTCGACCTCTACCAGGGCGAGACCCTCGGCATCGTCGGCGAGTCCGGCTGTGGCAAGTCCACGGTCGCCAAGCTCCTGATGAACCTCGAGCGCGCCACCGCGGGCGAGGTCCTGTACAAGGGCGAGGACATCAGCCGGCTGTCCGGCAAGGCCCTCAAGGCCGTGCGCCGCAACATCCAGATGGTGTTCCAGGACCCGTACACCTCGCTGAACCCGCGCATGACGGTCGGCGACATCATCGGCGAGCCCTTCGAGATCCACCCCGAGGTGGCTCCCAAGGGCGACCGGCGCCGCAAGGTCCAGGAGCTCCTGGACGTCGTGGGCCTGAACCCGGAGTACATCAACCGCTACCCGCACCAGTTCTCCGGCGGTCAGCGCCAGCGCATCGGCATCGCCCGCGGCCTGGCCCTGCAGCCCGAGATCATCATCTGCGACGAGCCGGTCTCCGCGCTCGACGTGTCGGTGCAGGCGCAGGTCATCAACCTGATGGAGAAGCTCCAGGACGAGTTCAACCTGTCCTACCTCTTCATCGCGCACGACCTGTCGATCGTCCGGCACATCTCGGACCGCGTGGGCGTCATGTACCTCGGCAAGATGGCCGAGATCGGCTCCGACGCCGAGATCTACGAGCACCCCACGCACCCGTACACGCAGGCGCTGCTGTCGGCCGTCCCGGTCCCCGACCCGGCCGCCCGCGAGGGCCGCGAGCGGATCATCCTCACCGGCGACGTGCCGTCCCCGGCCAACCCGCCGTCGGGCTGCCGCTTCCGCACCCGCTGCTGGAAGGCCCAGGACAAGTGCTCCACCGAGGAGCCGCTGCTGGCGATCCCGGAGCGCTTCAAGGGCCAGGACACCCTGGCCGCGCACAGCTCCGCGTGCCACTTCGCGGAGGAGAAGGCCATCCTGGCCGTCTGA
- a CDS encoding ABC transporter permease, whose amino-acid sequence MVIVLIGATMVLFACLFVLPGDPVGSIAGSDKARDPAVVAELKARYGLDKSLPEQYVNYVSKVATGDLGEDFVQRREVSDILAPKLQNTAKLALLAIVLVTVFGMGVGIIAALYRYSILDMATTFFTTMAVGFPTFVIGMLLMKYFAVELQWFPQLGGDKLIGMVLPAVTLAITDIAFVARLTRGTMLEVLRADYVKTAVAKGLPRRRVLFKHVLRNSSIPVVTYLGISFGALLGGALITEAIFNWDGVGLALVQAIQQQNNPIVIGVVTYSVAIFVVLSLIVDLLYAALDPRIRLS is encoded by the coding sequence ATGGTCATAGTCCTCATCGGCGCGACCATGGTTCTGTTCGCGTGTCTGTTCGTACTCCCCGGTGACCCCGTGGGTTCGATCGCGGGCAGCGACAAGGCACGTGACCCCGCAGTGGTCGCGGAACTCAAGGCGCGTTACGGGCTCGACAAGTCGCTGCCCGAGCAGTATGTGAACTACGTCTCGAAGGTTGCGACCGGAGACCTCGGCGAGGACTTCGTGCAGCGCCGCGAGGTTTCCGACATCCTCGCCCCCAAGCTTCAGAACACGGCGAAGCTGGCCCTGCTGGCCATCGTTCTCGTCACCGTGTTCGGCATGGGCGTGGGCATCATCGCCGCGCTCTACAGATACAGCATTCTCGACATGGCCACGACATTTTTTACGACGATGGCCGTCGGATTCCCAACCTTCGTCATCGGCATGCTGCTCATGAAGTACTTCGCGGTGGAACTCCAGTGGTTCCCGCAGCTGGGCGGCGACAAGCTCATCGGCATGGTCCTTCCCGCAGTCACCCTCGCGATCACCGACATCGCCTTCGTCGCCCGCCTCACGCGCGGCACGATGCTCGAGGTGCTGCGCGCGGACTACGTGAAGACGGCCGTGGCCAAGGGACTTCCGCGCCGTCGCGTGCTGTTCAAGCACGTGCTGCGCAACTCGTCCATTCCCGTGGTGACCTACCTGGGCATTTCGTTCGGTGCACTCCTCGGTGGTGCGCTCATCACTGAGGCGATCTTCAACTGGGACGGTGTCGGTCTGGCACTGGTTCAGGCGATTCAGCAGCAGAACAACCCGATCGTGATCGGCGTCGTGACCTACAGCGTCGCCATCTTCGTCGTCCTCAGCCTCATCGTGGACCTGCTGTACGCGGCCCTCGACCCGCGTATCCGCCTCAGCTGA
- a CDS encoding ABC transporter ATP-binding protein, translated as MPRDNISKQDEGGGVTTSEILSVAETGGGSAVPLLEVDNLQVEFKTRDGVAKAVNGVSYSVSSGETLAVLGESGSGKSVTAQAIMGILDSPPGRIAGGEVRFHGKDILKMSDEERRKLRGNKMAMIFQDALSSLNPVYSVGDQLGEMFRVHRGASKKDAKAKAIELMDRVKIPAAKARVGDYPHQFSGGMRQRIMIAMALALEPDLIIADEPTTALDVTVQAQVMDLLAELQREMNMGLILITHDLGVVADVADKIAVMYAGRIVETAPVHEIYKRPSHPYTRGLLDSIPRLDQKGQELYAIKGLPPNLLRIPAGCAFSPRCPKAQDICRTEIPVLHPVTEQDGTELPGRGSACHFWKEQIHG; from the coding sequence ATGCCCCGAGACAACATCAGCAAGCAGGACGAAGGTGGCGGCGTGACGACGTCGGAGATTCTCAGCGTTGCGGAGACGGGCGGCGGGTCCGCCGTGCCGCTGCTGGAGGTGGACAACCTCCAGGTCGAGTTCAAGACCCGTGACGGGGTCGCCAAGGCCGTCAACGGCGTGAGCTACAGCGTCAGCTCCGGCGAGACCCTCGCCGTGCTCGGCGAGTCCGGCTCCGGCAAGTCCGTCACCGCTCAGGCGATCATGGGCATTCTCGACAGCCCGCCCGGACGGATCGCGGGCGGCGAGGTGCGCTTCCACGGCAAGGACATCCTCAAGATGTCCGACGAGGAGCGCCGCAAGCTCCGCGGCAACAAGATGGCGATGATCTTCCAGGACGCGCTGTCCTCCCTGAACCCGGTCTACTCGGTGGGCGACCAGCTCGGCGAGATGTTCCGGGTGCACCGGGGCGCGTCCAAGAAGGACGCGAAGGCCAAGGCCATCGAGCTCATGGACCGCGTGAAGATCCCCGCCGCCAAGGCGCGCGTGGGCGACTACCCGCACCAGTTCTCCGGCGGCATGCGCCAGCGCATCATGATCGCCATGGCGCTGGCCCTGGAGCCGGACCTGATCATCGCCGACGAGCCCACCACGGCGCTCGACGTGACCGTCCAGGCCCAGGTCATGGACCTGCTCGCGGAGCTCCAGCGCGAGATGAACATGGGCCTGATCCTGATCACCCACGACCTCGGCGTCGTCGCCGACGTCGCGGACAAGATCGCGGTCATGTACGCGGGCCGGATCGTCGAGACCGCTCCGGTCCACGAGATCTACAAGCGCCCGTCCCACCCGTACACCCGTGGCCTGCTCGACTCGATCCCGCGCCTGGACCAGAAGGGCCAGGAGCTCTACGCGATCAAGGGCCTGCCGCCCAACCTGCTCCGCATCCCCGCGGGCTGCGCCTTCAGCCCCCGCTGCCCCAAGGCGCAGGACATCTGCCGTACGGAGATTCCGGTACTGCACCCGGTCACCGAGCAGGACGGCACCGAACTGCCGGGCCGCGGCAGCGCGTGCCACTTCTGGAAGGAGCAGATCCATGGCTGA
- a CDS encoding peptide ABC transporter substrate-binding protein has translation MRGAKSAKWVVGAVVVALAATACGGSGDSKDKGSSAAGGTFRLGSTEPDTIDPGRAHESTGILLANALFTGLYSNTPDGLAEPALAESASSDEGCASWTFKIKPDTKFSNGEVVDAEAFSRGWARAAHKAAASDVAYHFAGIKGYKELQDGSAKTFAGVTTPDPNTIKVDLAKGDCEFVLKTAHAAYSPVPKSAKVGEEDKAFGESPVGNGPFKMDGTWEHNKAINLVRNDGYALTKASLDRVEVTLLNDKTAHQLEYDGFQAGTFDYAHIPTPMLKVAEAKFKAQNKWFAKDTNGMNFVLPIGDNGPTASKDARLAISYAIDRQAIAKGVFQGFQTPSTTIVPPAFPKAYQKDLCVSCIKQDPAKAKEHAEKAGLKPGSELKFSFNTGAGHEEWVQAVAKQVEDVLGVKVKLDGKDFPGMLKEQQGAAATGVYRFAWGADYPTPENFLFPLLHSSSMAKDAEGNVTGDNRARYNNPEFDKLIDTARATKDEAARIKMYQQAEKMAMDDMALIPTFNRSQFRLMATDKFNGLDDINFNEDPILEKISLKK, from the coding sequence ATGCGCGGTGCCAAGAGCGCCAAGTGGGTCGTGGGCGCGGTTGTCGTCGCCCTGGCCGCTACTGCCTGTGGCGGCAGCGGTGACAGCAAGGACAAGGGCAGTTCTGCCGCCGGGGGCACGTTCCGGCTGGGCAGCACCGAGCCGGACACCATCGACCCGGGGCGCGCCCACGAGTCCACGGGCATCCTGCTGGCCAACGCCCTGTTCACCGGCCTGTACTCGAACACGCCGGACGGCCTGGCCGAGCCGGCGCTCGCCGAGTCGGCGAGCTCGGACGAGGGTTGCGCGTCCTGGACCTTCAAGATCAAGCCGGACACCAAGTTCTCCAACGGCGAGGTCGTGGACGCCGAGGCGTTCTCCCGTGGTTGGGCCCGTGCCGCTCACAAGGCCGCCGCGTCCGACGTGGCGTACCACTTCGCCGGCATCAAGGGCTACAAGGAGCTGCAGGACGGCTCCGCGAAGACCTTCGCCGGTGTCACCACCCCGGACCCGAACACCATCAAGGTGGACCTGGCCAAGGGTGACTGCGAGTTCGTCCTGAAGACGGCGCACGCCGCCTACAGCCCGGTCCCGAAGTCGGCCAAGGTCGGCGAGGAGGACAAGGCGTTCGGCGAGTCTCCCGTCGGCAACGGTCCGTTCAAGATGGACGGCACCTGGGAGCACAACAAGGCGATCAACCTCGTCCGCAACGACGGCTACGCGCTGACCAAGGCGTCGCTGGACCGCGTCGAGGTCACGCTGCTCAACGACAAGACCGCGCACCAGCTCGAGTACGACGGCTTCCAGGCCGGCACGTTCGACTACGCGCACATCCCCACGCCGATGCTCAAGGTCGCCGAGGCCAAGTTCAAGGCGCAGAACAAGTGGTTCGCCAAGGACACGAACGGCATGAACTTCGTTCTGCCGATCGGTGACAACGGCCCGACCGCGTCCAAGGACGCGCGTCTGGCGATCTCCTACGCGATCGACCGTCAGGCCATCGCCAAGGGTGTCTTCCAGGGCTTCCAGACCCCGTCGACCACCATCGTGCCGCCGGCGTTCCCGAAGGCGTACCAGAAGGACCTGTGCGTCTCCTGCATCAAGCAGGACCCCGCCAAGGCCAAGGAGCACGCCGAGAAGGCGGGCCTGAAGCCGGGCTCTGAGCTCAAGTTCAGCTTCAACACCGGTGCGGGCCACGAAGAGTGGGTCCAGGCCGTCGCGAAGCAGGTCGAGGACGTCCTCGGCGTCAAGGTCAAGCTGGACGGCAAGGACTTCCCGGGCATGCTCAAGGAGCAGCAGGGTGCCGCGGCCACCGGTGTCTACCGCTTCGCGTGGGGCGCGGACTACCCGACCCCGGAGAACTTCCTCTTCCCGCTCCTGCACTCGTCTTCCATGGCGAAGGACGCTGAGGGCAACGTGACCGGTGACAACCGTGCGCGTTACAACAACCCGGAGTTCGACAAGCTGATCGACACGGCCCGCGCCACCAAGGACGAGGCCGCTCGCATCAAGATGTACCAGCAGGCCGAGAAGATGGCCATGGACGACATGGCGCTCATCCCGACCTTCAACCGTTCCCAGTTCCGCCTGATGGCGACCGACAAGTTCAACGGTCTGGACGACATCAACTTCAACGAGGACCCGATCCTCGAGAAGATCTCGCTCAAGAAGTAA
- a CDS encoding ABC transporter permease, whose product MSELATSPAIGDENPVSSVSAPAEPAPKQLSQWGEIRHRYVQNKLAVVGLFIICLLFLTAIFGDMLAPFDPTAQDLENTLADPDGTHWMGTDALGRDMFSRLIAGTRVAMFVGLASIFFAVLIGVALGAIAGYFAGFADTLVMRVADVFLAFPLMIGAVVIILVTGRGITPVIISLAIFSWATVSRLLRSSILSVREMDYVHAAKALGASGWRVVRTHILPNSLTAVLVYATFNVGTTIIGVAALSFLGAGVPVDVPEWGNMLAAGQAFIGVEDHLWVYPSLFVVVTVLGFAFVGDGLRDALDPKLR is encoded by the coding sequence ATGTCTGAGCTCGCCACGAGCCCGGCGATCGGGGACGAGAACCCCGTGTCGTCCGTTTCGGCCCCGGCCGAACCCGCACCCAAGCAACTGAGCCAGTGGGGCGAGATCCGCCACCGCTACGTCCAGAACAAGCTGGCCGTCGTCGGCCTCTTCATCATCTGCCTGCTGTTCCTGACCGCGATCTTCGGCGACATGCTCGCGCCGTTCGACCCGACGGCTCAGGACCTCGAGAACACGCTCGCCGACCCCGACGGCACCCACTGGATGGGTACCGACGCCCTGGGCCGCGACATGTTCTCGCGCCTCATAGCCGGCACCCGCGTCGCCATGTTCGTCGGCCTCGCCTCGATCTTCTTCGCGGTGCTGATCGGTGTCGCCCTCGGCGCCATCGCCGGTTACTTCGCCGGCTTCGCCGACACCCTGGTCATGCGCGTCGCGGACGTCTTCCTCGCGTTCCCGCTGATGATCGGTGCCGTCGTCATCATCCTGGTCACCGGCCGCGGCATCACCCCGGTGATCATCTCGCTGGCGATCTTCTCCTGGGCCACCGTGTCCAGGCTCCTGCGCAGCTCGATCCTGTCGGTGCGCGAGATGGACTACGTCCACGCGGCCAAGGCGCTCGGCGCCAGCGGCTGGCGGGTCGTCCGCACGCACATCCTGCCCAACTCGCTGACCGCCGTGCTGGTCTACGCGACGTTCAACGTCGGCACCACGATCATCGGCGTGGCGGCGCTCTCCTTCCTCGGCGCCGGCGTCCCCGTCGACGTCCCGGAGTGGGGCAACATGCTGGCCGCCGGCCAGGCCTTCATCGGCGTCGAGGACCACCTCTGGGTGTACCCGAGCCTGTTCGTCGTCGTCACCGTGCTCGGCTTCGCCTTCGTCGGCGACGGCCTGCGTGACGCGCTCGACCCGAAGCTCCGGTAG
- the typA gene encoding translational GTPase TypA, which produces MPTRHDIRNVAIVAHVDHGKTTIVDAMLKQAGAFAAHQHLDDRMMDSNDLEREKGITILAKNTAVKYHPKDGGAPITINIIDTPGHADFGGEVERGLSMVDAVVLLVDASEGPLPQTRFVLRKALQAKMPVILCINKTDRPDSRIDEVVNETYDLFLDLDADEEQIEFPIVYACGRDGVASLTKPEDGTVPADSTNLEPFFSTILEHVPAPVYDEEAPLQAHVTNLDADNFLGRIALVRVEQGELRKGQTVAWIKRDGSMSNVRITELMMTEALTRKPAEVAGPGDICAVAGFPEIMIGETLADPENPIALPLISVDEPAISMTIGTNTSPMVGRGGSGKGADAKSAVKDRKVTARQVKDRLDRELVGNVSLRVLDTERPDAWEVQGRGELALAILVEQMRREGFELTIGKPQVVTQEIDGKVHEPVERMTIDVPEEHMGAVTQLMGVRKGRMDNMSNHGSGWVRMEFVVPSRGLIGFRTEFLTGTRGTGIAHSIHEGHEPWFGPLVTRNNGSLVADRAGSVTPFAMINLQERGVLFTEPGTEVYEGMIVGENSRSDDMDVNITKEKKLTNMRAASADNTENVVPPRKLSLEQSLEFCRDDECVEVTPEAVRIRKVVLDQKDRSRTASRAKSGK; this is translated from the coding sequence GTGCCCACGCGCCACGACATCCGTAACGTCGCCATCGTCGCCCACGTCGACCATGGCAAGACGACCATCGTCGATGCCATGCTCAAGCAGGCCGGTGCCTTCGCCGCCCACCAGCACCTCGACGACCGCATGATGGACTCGAACGACCTGGAGCGTGAGAAGGGCATCACGATCCTCGCCAAGAACACGGCGGTGAAGTATCACCCCAAGGACGGCGGGGCCCCGATCACGATCAACATCATCGACACCCCCGGCCACGCCGACTTCGGTGGTGAGGTCGAGCGCGGTCTGTCGATGGTGGACGCCGTCGTTCTGCTGGTGGACGCCTCCGAGGGTCCGCTGCCCCAGACCCGCTTCGTCCTGCGCAAGGCCCTGCAGGCGAAGATGCCGGTCATCCTCTGCATCAACAAGACCGACCGCCCGGACTCCCGGATCGACGAGGTCGTCAACGAGACGTACGACCTCTTCCTGGACCTGGACGCGGACGAGGAGCAGATCGAGTTCCCGATCGTCTACGCCTGTGGCCGTGACGGCGTCGCGTCGCTGACCAAGCCCGAGGACGGCACCGTCCCGGCGGACAGCACGAACCTGGAGCCGTTCTTCTCCACCATCCTGGAGCACGTCCCGGCCCCGGTGTACGACGAGGAGGCCCCCCTCCAGGCCCACGTCACCAACCTGGACGCCGACAACTTCCTCGGCCGCATCGCGCTCGTCCGCGTCGAGCAGGGCGAGCTGCGCAAGGGCCAGACCGTCGCGTGGATCAAGCGTGACGGCTCGATGTCCAACGTCCGCATCACCGAGCTGATGATGACCGAGGCGCTCACCCGCAAGCCGGCCGAGGTGGCGGGCCCGGGTGACATCTGCGCGGTCGCCGGTTTCCCCGAGATCATGATCGGCGAGACCCTGGCCGACCCGGAGAACCCGATCGCGCTTCCGCTGATCTCGGTGGACGAGCCGGCGATCTCCATGACCATCGGTACGAACACCTCCCCGATGGTCGGCCGCGGCGGCAGCGGCAAGGGCGCGGACGCCAAGTCCGCGGTCAAGGACCGCAAGGTCACCGCCCGCCAGGTCAAGGACCGTCTGGACCGCGAGCTGGTCGGCAACGTCTCGCTCCGCGTCCTCGACACCGAGCGCCCCGACGCCTGGGAGGTCCAGGGCCGCGGTGAGCTCGCGCTCGCCATCCTGGTCGAGCAGATGCGCCGCGAGGGCTTCGAGCTGACCATCGGCAAGCCGCAGGTCGTCACGCAGGAGATCGACGGCAAGGTGCACGAGCCGGTCGAGCGCATGACCATCGACGTCCCCGAGGAGCACATGGGCGCGGTCACGCAGCTCATGGGCGTCCGCAAGGGCCGCATGGACAACATGTCGAACCACGGCTCCGGCTGGGTCCGCATGGAGTTCGTCGTCCCGTCGCGCGGTCTCATCGGCTTCCGTACGGAGTTCCTCACGGGCACGCGCGGTACCGGTATCGCCCACTCCATCCACGAGGGTCACGAGCCGTGGTTCGGCCCGCTGGTCACCCGTAACAACGGTTCGCTGGTCGCGGACCGCGCGGGCTCGGTCACGCCGTTCGCGATGATCAACCTGCAGGAGCGCGGCGTCCTGTTCACCGAACCCGGCACCGAGGTGTACGAGGGCATGATCGTCGGCGAGAACTCGCGCTCCGACGACATGGACGTGAACATCACCAAGGAGAAGAAGCTCACCAACATGCGTGCGGCTTCCGCGGACAACACCGAGAACGTGGTGCCGCCCCGCAAGCTCTCCCTGGAGCAGTCCCTGGAGTTCTGCCGCGACGACGAGTGCGTCGAGGTGACCCCGGAGGCCGTGCGCATCCGCAAGGTCGTCCTGGACCAGAAGGACCGCTCGCGCACCGCGTCGCGCGCCAAGTCCGGCAAGTAA
- a CDS encoding peptide ABC transporter substrate-binding protein, giving the protein MRGATHAKWAACAVAVALGATACGGGSDSGADRGDAGIVSSSWGDPQNPLEPANTNEVQGGKVLDMLFRGLKRYDAKTGEAVNMLAENIETTDSQNFTITLKDGWKFSNDEPVTAASFVDAWNYGADVRNKQNNSPFFSDIVGYEDVHPKSGEPKAKTMSGLVVKNDKTFTVALKDKFSTWPVTLGYQAFSPLPKAFFTDHAAWLDKPVGNGPYLVDSYTKGTGMQLRKWDGYTGADKAQNGGVDLKVYTDNNTAYTDLISGNLDLVDDIPAQQLKNVKNDLGDRYINQPALIIQTLTFPLYDPQWSKAGMEKVRLGISRAINRDEITKQIFRETRTPAKDWTSPALGEKGGFSETLCGDACVYDPAEAKKLIQEGGGLPGGKVTLTSNVDTGSHRDWMDAVCNSVNNALSEGPVCTVNPIGTFADFRNQQSSYKLTGPFRSGWQADYPLIQNFLEPLYYTGASSNYGKFSNPDFDRLVDEANRDSDTAKATATFQEAEKILAEQMPSIPLWYQNGSAGYSERISDVALNQFSVPVYDQIRVL; this is encoded by the coding sequence ATGCGCGGAGCCACCCACGCCAAGTGGGCCGCATGTGCGGTGGCCGTCGCCCTCGGGGCGACGGCCTGCGGCGGCGGAAGCGACAGCGGCGCGGACCGCGGCGACGCGGGGATCGTCAGCTCCTCGTGGGGTGACCCGCAGAACCCGCTGGAGCCGGCCAACACCAACGAGGTGCAGGGCGGCAAGGTCCTCGACATGCTCTTCCGTGGCCTCAAGCGCTACGACGCGAAGACCGGCGAGGCGGTGAACATGCTCGCCGAGAACATCGAGACGACCGACAGCCAGAACTTCACCATCACGCTGAAGGACGGCTGGAAGTTCAGCAACGACGAGCCCGTCACCGCCGCGTCCTTCGTGGACGCCTGGAACTACGGCGCGGACGTGCGCAACAAGCAGAACAACTCGCCCTTCTTCTCCGACATCGTCGGCTACGAGGACGTGCACCCCAAGTCCGGGGAACCCAAGGCCAAGACGATGTCCGGACTGGTCGTCAAGAACGACAAGACCTTCACCGTCGCGCTCAAGGACAAGTTCTCCACCTGGCCCGTGACCCTCGGCTACCAGGCCTTCTCCCCGCTTCCCAAGGCCTTCTTCACCGACCACGCGGCATGGCTGGACAAGCCCGTCGGCAACGGCCCGTACCTGGTGGACTCGTACACCAAGGGCACCGGCATGCAGCTGCGCAAGTGGGACGGGTACACCGGAGCGGACAAGGCGCAGAACGGCGGCGTGGACCTGAAGGTCTACACCGACAACAACACCGCCTACACCGACCTGATCTCCGGCAACCTCGACCTCGTCGACGACATCCCGGCCCAGCAGCTGAAGAACGTCAAGAACGACCTCGGCGACCGGTACATCAACCAGCCCGCCCTCATCATCCAGACCCTCACCTTCCCGCTGTACGACCCGCAGTGGAGCAAGGCCGGCATGGAGAAGGTCCGGCTGGGCATCTCACGGGCGATCAACCGCGACGAGATCACCAAGCAGATCTTCCGGGAGACCCGCACCCCCGCCAAGGACTGGACCTCGCCGGCCCTCGGCGAGAAGGGCGGCTTCTCGGAGACCCTCTGCGGCGACGCCTGCGTCTACGACCCGGCCGAGGCCAAGAAGCTCATCCAGGAGGGCGGCGGACTGCCCGGCGGCAAGGTCACGCTGACCTCCAACGTGGACACCGGTTCGCACCGCGACTGGATGGACGCCGTCTGCAACAGCGTCAACAACGCGCTGAGCGAGGGACCGGTCTGCACGGTCAACCCGATCGGCACCTTCGCCGACTTCCGGAACCAGCAGAGCAGCTACAAGCTGACCGGCCCGTTCCGCTCCGGCTGGCAGGCCGACTACCCGCTGATCCAGAACTTCCTGGAGCCGCTCTACTACACCGGGGCCTCCTCCAACTACGGGAAGTTCAGCAACCCGGACTTCGACCGCCTCGTCGACGAGGCGAACCGGGACAGCGACACGGCCAAGGCGACCGCGACCTTCCAGGAAGCGGAGAAGATCCTCGCCGAGCAGATGCCGTCGATCCCGCTCTGGTACCAGAACGGCAGCGCCGGCTACTCCGAGCGGATCTCGGACGTGGCGCTCAACCAGTTCAGCGTTCCGGTCTACGACCAGATCAGGGTCCTCTGA